TATGCCTCCCTGGCCGTAGCCAACGTATCCCGGCGGCGAGCCTTTAAGCTGCGAGACAGTGTGAGGTTCCTGGTATTCAGAAAGATTGATGGTGATAAGGGATTTCTCGCCACCAAACAGTTCGTCCGCTAACGCCAGCGCGGTTTCGGTCTTACCGGTGCCGCTCGGGCCAGTTAGCAGGAATACACCCTGTGGCCCGTTTTCTGGCGCAAGCCCGGTTTTTGAAGCGCGAAGGCGTTGAGCGATGGCATTCAGGGCCACGTCCTGGCCGACGACCCTTTTTCCAAGATTATCCTCCAGGGTCAACAGTTCCGTCTGCTCATCCTTCATCAATGAGGAGAGCGGCACGCCGGTCCAGTCGGCAATTACGGTGGCGACGGTGCGCGCGTCCACGTCCAGACCCAGTAACGGGTTACTTTGCTGAACGTCACCTAGTTGGTTCTGCAGATCGGCAATTTCCGCCTGGCGGGAGATATCCGCGCGGCAGGCAAGCAACTGTTCCGTCAGTTTCAGCTCCTGGCCGTACTGCGTTTCCCGTTCGTCGAGCTGCAGGATAATGCGTATTTCTTCCTGTTCGATGGTTGCCAGACGTTCGCCATGGGTGCTTTTACCCATTGCAAGATCTTCCAGCAGCGCCTGCTTCTCCATATCCAGCGCCGTAAGCTGAGCTTTTATATGGGTCAGCTGTTCAGGCACGGTATCCAGGCTCATGCGGATCCGCGCCGAGGCAGTGTCCAGCAGATCCACCGCTTTGTCAGGTAACTGGCGGCCTGTCAGATAGCGCCTGGAAAGAGTGACGGCAGCTTTGACTGCCTCATCCGTAATGTGCACCCCGTGGTGCTCTGCGTAGCGCGACTTAAGGCCGCGTAGCATCAGGCAGGCGGTATCGTCGTCCGGTTCGTCCACTTTCACCATCTGGAAGCGGCGCTCCAGTGCGGCATCGCGCTCAAAATACTGCTTATACTCACTCCAGGTGGTGGCAGCGATGGTTCTGAGTTCGCCGCGGGCAAGAGCCGGTTTCAGCAGGTTGGCAGCATCGGCTCCACCCGCCTGGTTGCCGGCACCGATAATGGTATGGGCCTCGTCAATAAACAGCAGCACAGGTAAAGGTGACTGTTGCACGGCTTCGATAATATTTTTCAGGCGCTGTTCGAACTCCCCTTTAACACCCGCTCCCGCCTGCAAGAGGCCAAGATCGAGGGTGCGCACAGAGACAGGTTTCAGCGCGTCCGGGACGTTGCCTTCGGCGATCCTGAGTGCCAGCCCCTCAACCAGCGCCGTTTTACCCACACCGGGTTCACCAACCAGAATGGGGTTGTTTTTGCGACGCCGGGACAGGATATCCACCATCTGGCGGATTTCATTGTCGCGGCCAAATACCGGATCGATTTTGCCGTCACGGGCGCGGGCGGTGACGTCCAGGGTGAATTTATCCAGCGCGTTCTGGAGTGCCGGGTTCAGTTCGCCCGCTTTTATATCTGCATCCATTGCACGACCAACAAACTCCATATCTCCGCTGTGCCCCTGCGCCAGCTCCGCGTCCTGTTGCACTTCGGGACGTTCATCGGATTGTGCATCCAGCAGCGGGCGGAGACGTTCAAGCTGGCTTTGTGCCAGGGTCAATAGCGGCCAAAGACCATCGCACCGAACCTGTTTCGGGTTTTCCACCAGCGCCATTAGCAGGTGAATGCTGCGGATATGCTCTTCCCCCGCGAGGGAAGCATGAAGCCATGCGTCCTGCATCAGGGTCTGAATATTATCTGAGAGCTGCGGACGACTGCGGACAGAACGGGGAAGCCTCTCCATGAAAGCCAGTAAATCCTGCCATATCGCATCCATATCCCACTCATAGCGGCGGGCCAGCACCGTCAGGTCGCCTTCACCCTGCTCCAGTAACTTAAGTAACCAGTGCTCAGGCAGTATTTGCGCATGAGCGCGGGTCTGGCACAGGGAGGCGGCATTTTCCATGGCGCGAGCGCAATAAGGATTAAGACGGCGTAACAGGACGGCTGGATTTTCCATGAGAGTCTCTCTTTGTCAGTTCCGGACACGCTACCGCCCATCGCTTTTCCTGACAGAAGGAAACCAAAGCGCATAAGGTCAGGCAGGCAAATTGTGTTTTTCTTTGCTGAAGACCCGCTTATCAGGTCTTCAGCAAAAAAACTGCGGACAGAAGAATCTGTCCGCATCGGGATTAGGCGGTAGCGCGTTCGTTCCAGGAATCGGAGTGAATGATGTTGCCGTCTTTGTAAGTCCAGGTGATTTTTTCGTAGCGCAGCTCAATCTGTTCAAGATGGTTGTGCTTCTCTTTGGAAGGGTCTTTGATGTCATGCATCAGCGGGTTAACCTTCACCACTTTCACATTTTCAAGTTTGGTGTTGAAGTACTCGACCTCCTGACCCGCGTCGTTGATCTTGTACCACTTAAATTCCGCAGACTTCAGTGTCTGGCCCGTAGTGACTGCCTTGTAGAGATACGGGCTGGAAGATTCGATCTCCTTGGTGAACAGGAACGGGGTGTGGATACGAGTACCGGTCAGCTTACCGGTATTGTTGTCGGTCGGGATGTAAAGGTTATGTTCCTGCGCTACAACCTCAATACTGCCTTCACGATCCTTAACGTCCACGGAACCTTTGATGTCCGCGCCGCCGTCGTCCTTCAGCCACAGATAAACAGGAATTGCCATGTTAATTACTCCATTTCATTTTTTGATACGTCACCATCCTGAGATGACGTAAGGGGGGTGTCCGGTAACTGGCAGGCATTTGCCTGTGGCACCAGACTGATTTCGACACGGCGGTTCAGCGCACGGCCTTCTGTCGTGTCGTTGTTGGCGACAGGTCGGCTTTCACCGTAGCCCTGCACCGCAAAGCAACTCTCCGGTACGTCGCCGGTATCCCGCATCCAGTCGCGAACAGACTCCGCACGCTTCAGGGAAAGCATCTGATTGGACTTGTCGTCACCGGTGTTATCGGTATGGCCAGCAACGACAATCAGCCAGCCGGGTTTCGCTTTGATGCCAACAAGCGATTTCACCAGGAGCTTTGTGGAACCAGGTTTAAGTGACCATTTACCGGTATCGAACAATGACATGCTGTCGAGGCGAATGGTCTGTGGTTCCTGGATTACGGTCTTAATCACCGGGAGAGGTAGCGCCCAGTCATTAATAGCTGCTTCTACGGGAGGAAGGAGACGCATTCCTTGATACAGTCCGAGCCCGTAACGCAGGGGCTCACCACGACGCAGCCAGTCTTCTAACATTTGGCTGTCGGCACGGAGTCGCTGCTGCGCCTGCAACTTCGGTGCTGGAGGGGTACCTGTAAGACGGTGGTAAACAGCAAGATGATCGCCGACGCTGCTGACCAGTCGTTGGTTGTTGATAAAGGAAGCCAGCATCGCCAGTGCGAGGAACAGGAAACAAATTGCACCGGCCAGACGAGCATCTTTCATCAAACGGCTGATGCCATGGCGACGAGGCAGATGCGGAAGAATAAGATCTGGAAGGGGCAGCACCTCAGATCCGCAGGCAACGTCCGGGCGCAGCGTGGTTACACGGGCTATTTGCTGTTGCCAGAGATTATCTGCAACCGCATAGACCGGAGTCAGACATATTCCCGTGGTGCAAGGCATTAGAGAGGGAACCTCTCCATGATGGATGCTGAGTGGTTGTGAAACATGCTCTTCAATCAGGGCAAGAACGCTCTCCAGCCAGAGCGCATAATAAAGACGTGAAGCATGGCTTCCTGACTCTCTCAGCCACTCGGCAACTGATAGGGCAATATGACCATTCTGCAGCACAGTTACACCAGGCTGATCGGATGTAACTGTAAACCATCGAACATCATCCTCATGCCCGGCATCTGGAGGGGTTAGCCAGACCACGAGCCAGATGGGTGGCAGACCATTCAACCAGGTTCGACATTGCACAATGCTGCGTCGCCATTCCCGAAGGGTCTGAGCTGCTGCCTCTTCGTTTTTATGCTGTTCAGGCAGCACCGCCAACATTACGGACACCTGCGACACTAGAGTCGGACGGACAGCAGAAAGATGTTGCGCTAGTAACGGGAGTTGTTCGGTATTTCTTGCCCGCAAATACCAACCATGACGCGTTTCACGATAATCCATATCTGCTGAAAACAGGGATGCGGTATCGCCGCAAACCAGCGTTACCATGCCCTTATAATTCTCAGGCGGCAGGTTGTTATCTGTTGTCGGTCCACTGTCAGGCTGACTGAGGCGTAACTGCCGCCACTGATGCCAGAGGATGACGCCGGAAATAACTAATATGCAAAAGCTGAGTGTAATGCGGTACACAGCGTAGGCACGCCAGAAATCCAGCACCAACCACAAGGCAAGAATTGTGGCAAGAAGCGTGAGGAAAACACGAGAGTAATCACGCATCCCTTATCCCTGCCCTGCTATTTGCGCCACCATCTGCGACAATAAAGAGGAAAAGATGAACCAAAGAGCCGTCAGTGCAGCGCCTCCTACCACCCAGCCCAACCAGTACAGTCGACGTCCGCTTCTTAGTCCGGTTGGCCTGACGACTAAAGGGGCATCCTGCGATAAGTTAAAAGGCGGCACACGCTCGCTGAGCGCGCGCACTACGTCTTCCCGTCGCTCATCGTCCTGCGCCCGATACTGGCCAACAAAGCCCAGTTGCAAGGTTCGAAACAGACAAGTCAGAACCATCGCATCAGCCGCAGGCTCGCGCAGAATCGTACGAATGCGTTCCCACAACTCTTCTCCAGCGTTCAGCGTACTGAAAAAACGGGCCTGCAACGGATCCTTGCGCCATTTGCGGTAGCCATCATCCTGTTTATCACGGTTCAATACGCTTTCATCCAGCAGAGCGCAGTACGCATAAAGCATGCGCTCACAGCTCATTTCACTAAAGCCAGCACTGGTTAGTGAATCTCGGGCATCGCTCACCCAACGGCAAGCCCGCCGATAGAGCGCTTCGCCGTCCTGAATATCTTGGCCGCTGCGCAACTGGCTCACCATCAACCAGCCCGGATAAAAAATTCGATTAATCAGGTCGATATCAGGAGTGTTCATGAGCGCAGCACCGCAAACAGTTCTAGTTTCACTTCGCCAAGAGATTCAGGGGTATAGAAGGTACAGTTTCCAGCTTCTAACATGGCGCGGGCAGCATCTGTGGAGAGATCAAGCGCGAAGTACTGATTCTCCAGACGCAATGGAATAGCCGCTGGCACATGGCTCAGAGGTTTAATCACCATTCCACTCAGGGCGATATTCACCACTTCAGAAACATCATCATGGCTACCTGCTTTACAGAGCTGTGGGAAACGAGTCTGCAATTCGTGGTTTGGCATGCTTGAACGGACAGACAAATAGAAATCTGCACCCTCACGCAACCGCGCATCATGCAGTTTCCCGCGCCAAATCTCCTTGTCATCATCCTGCTCCAGGGTAATGGCGATAACCCGCGAAGGCAGAGTGGCTTCCAGCAGTTGGTCCAACAGAGTAAATAGTGGTGGGAATACCTGCTCCGGAGTTTCATGCCTGTAAAGGGGAATATCATCGGCGTTATGTTCAAGAGAAAAGGTCAGCAGGCTGCCAGCAAATCGTGCCAGTTCACGGTAAAGCAATTCAGGATGACGCGAAGGTGTTTGATGCAGTTCCTTCAGTACGGGCTCCGCACTGTTCAGTGCATTAAGCAACCAGAACAGAGAAACATCTGCCACCGCAAAGTCCGCCATCCGCTCATTGCTTTCACGGCGCATAGCCATCAGCAGCTTACGTCGCGCCGCTAAACGGTGAAGCAGATCGCCCAACTCGCTGACAAGGTAGGGGCTGGCCGACAATGACAGCAGTGGCGGAATGAAATGCCTATCAAGGATCCACTGCCCCTGCAGGTTATGAATTAGCCTGGCTACTGGACATGTTAACCAGGCACTGTTTTCCTGACTGGACAGACGAAGCGCAAGTGAATGGCGTAGTACTTCCAGTTCGCTGCGTTCGTGACCAGCAAGTTCCTGTACCGTCACGCGTTCAGACAACCACCGACGCGGACGGACGCTGTCACTGCCATCATCCAGATTGCCGCCGTTTGCATTAAGCAGCGGGAGACACAACAGGATCTCCACGGTCTTCAACCCGGTAGCTGTTAAATCGCATACCGGGGGGAGATTATCTGCCAGTTCCGTGTCGATTAGCGTCCCATCAGCAAATCGCACCGCCAGACGTGTTACGTTGAGCCTGGAGAGCGCAAGCGCGCCCTCGTCGAACTCAGCACTCAGTACGCCCCACGGATGCGCCAGCGCCATCCTTGAGACTGTGTCAGCCACATGCGCATCCCAGCGCGCCTGCTGCTGGAACTGCTGCGGAGCCAAAAAAGCCCCGTCATTCCATAACGGGCGGTATATCTTCATTGCAACTCCCGCGCCTTACGCCTTCGCCTTCGGCATCTGCGATACCAGAGACAGGTTCACGTCCATCCCTTCAACCTGGAAGTGCGGCACCGCATACAGCTTCACGCGGAAGAAACCTGGGTTATCTTCGATATCTTCCACAACCACTTTCGCATCACGCAGCGGATGGGAGGCCTGCAGTTCGTCGCCCGGATCGGTCATTTCAGTGACCAGACCACGTACCCAGGTATTCAGCTCCAGCTCCAGCAGACGACGGTCTTTAGTGGTACCGATGTTTTCGCGTTGAATCAGCTTCAGGTAATGCGCGATACGGGAGAGCAGGAAGATATACGGCAGGCGCGCGTTGATGCGGCTGTTGGCCGTTGCATCGGCGGTATCGTACAGCGCCGGTTTCTGGGCGGAGTTCGCCGAGAAGAAGCAGGCATAATCGCGGTTTTTGTAGTACGACAGGGGGATAAAGCCGAGATTCGCGAACTCAAATTCGCGGGTTTCCGGGATCATTACCTCAGACGGAATTTTCACCTGGTTGCCGGTACCGAGATCGTACAGGTGGATTGGCAGGTCTTTCACCGCACCGCCGGCCTGCGGGCCACGGATCTGCACGCACCAGCCGTTATTAATGAAGCTCTTCACCATATTGGAAGCAAAAGAGAACGACGCGCTGGTCCAGAGATATTTCTCGTGATCCGGGCCTTTGACCTGCTCAACGTAGTTGAAGCTGCGCACCGGAATGGTATCCGGGCCATAGGGCAGACGCCCAAGTACGCGCGGCATCACCAGACCGATATAGCGGGAGTCGTCTGTATCGCGGAAAGATTTCCAGTTGATGTATTCGGCGCGATCAAAATAGTTGCCGATATCTTTAATCGCAGCCACCTCTTCCATGGATTCTTTCAGGAAGAATTTTGGTCCAACAGAACCAATAAACGGCATATGCGCCGCGGCAGACACTTTAGAAATATTACGCAGCAGCGCCACATCCTGCGGGCTTGCGTCAAACTCATAAGAAGAGATCACCGAGCCAATTGGCTCACCGCCTGGGGTGTCGTACTCGGCAGTGTAGGTGTGCCAGTATAGTCCGCTTTGAACCAGCTCCGGCGCGTCTTCAAAGTCCTGGCGCAGCGCATCTTTGGAAACATCCAGAATTTCAGTTTTCACGTTCTGTCGATAATCGGTGTTATCGACCAGCTGCTTCAGGCCGCGCCACAATGACTCTACTTTCTGGAACTCTTCATGGCGCATCACCGCGTCCAGCTGGCGGCTGATTTGATAATCGAGCTCCGCGATATGGTGATCGATAAGCGTTTTGTCGAGCTTATCTACCTGCTGGCCGGATTTACGGATACAGTCCATAAATACCTGCATCGCGGCCGTGAGGCGCTCACCCGCTGAGGCCTCGGCCAGCGCAGCATCATCCAGAAACGCATTAATATCTCCCAGGCTGGACGCCGGGGTCAGATTAATTTTTTCAAACAGAGAGGCATAAACTCCCTCTTTTTCCAGTACGGTAGTTTGCCCTTGAACAGAGCCATTTTCAGTATTTAAAGACATCAGCATATTCCCGGTTAATCCATTAAAAGACGTGTCCACACTTTATTTCGGGGCAAGCGCACTCATTTCGTCACGCAATTCCTGAGACAACGCTGGATCTTTGAGAATTTTCTCGAGCTCTTTTCTGAAAGTGGCGTTATCAAGGAGATTGGATTTGAGATCGCGTAATAAATTGCGCATCGCCAGCATCGCGCGCAGTTGTGGAATTTGGCGGGCAACCTGTTCAGTTTCGAAATCTTTCATGCTTGAGAACTGAAGTTGGATATTGTCTTCCGCACCCTCTCCCGTCAGCGTGTTCTGTACGGCCAGATTAATTTCCGGGTTAAACTCTGAAAGTACGCTATCAAAGTTATTTTTATTGACGTTGATTTTCTCACGTTCAGATAGAACGCGTGATTCTTTACCATTACTGAAATCGCCAACCGTAAGAATTTTAAGTGGCAATTCAACTTTCTTCTGCGCGCCTCCGGTATGAAGAGCCAGTTTTAAATTTATTCGTGCCTTAGGCACTTCATTCTGCAACGAATCAGCCATAGCGGTCCCTTTTCCTTAAGGAATAGTTGTCGAGTAAAATTACATTTGTTCACGCACAGATATTAGAACACACAATTACAGAGGATCAACTAACTATTGTTCCAAAGTTGGACATTGACCCTACAACAGCCTGTAATTAAAATTGCAAGTATTACTACCTGACCTTTTCATATTAATAACACAAGACACACCTTCACAAATAAATAAAAACCAATCTACAAAGAGATATGCATATTATATTTATTTTTAATTACTAACTTTATTGCAATTGATGATAACTATGATTTACCAGGGATAAAGAAATAAGGGCAAAAAAAAGGCGCTGAAGCAGCGCCTTTTTAAAAGTTATACGCATATTCTGATATCGATTAATGCTTCTCGATATACATCGTGCGGCTGTAAGCCACATCTTCAGGGTTGTTAATCGGATACCCTTTCACCCAGGGTTTGATCAAACGCCCGTTGGTGTACTGGTAGATCGGCGCGATGGGCGCTTTTTCGGCGATGATTTTTTCCGCCGTATTGTAATCAGCGTTACGGGCCTTCTCCGTGGTTTCCAGCGATGCCTGATTAATCACCTTGTCATACGCCGGATCGTTGAAGCGGGAAATATTGCCGGTGTGCGTTGAGGTCAGGAGTGAAAGGAACGTTGACGGCTCGTTGTAGTCCCCGACCCATGAGGCGCGGATCACATCGAAATTACCGGTATTTCGGCTGTCGATATAGGTTTTCCACTCCTGATTTTGCAACTTCACATCGACGCCGAGGTTCTTTTTCCACATCGACGCCACCGCAATAGCGATTTTCTGATGGTTCTCGGAAGTGTTGTACAGCAGCGTCAGCTTCAGTGGTTTTTGCGCATTGTAGCCCGCCGCCTGCAGCAGCGTTTTTGCCTGAGCGTTCATCTCTTCCTGGCTCATCTGCTCAAACGGCGATGGCTCCGGGGTAAAGCCTGCGGTCACGTCCGGGGTGAAGTGCCACGCCGGTTTCTCGCCGGTGCCCAGCACTTTCTCGGCCATAATGCGCCGGTCGATGGTCATGCTGAGCGCAAGACGCACCCTCGCATCCGCCGTTGGGCCTTTCTGGGTGTTAAACGCGTAGTAGTAGGTGCCCAGCTGCGGCGGCGTGTAAACCTGGCCCGGGATCTCTTTCATCAGTTTCTGGTAGAGATTTTTCGGGAACGACTCGGTGATATCGATACCGTCCGCCAGGTAACGCTTGGTGGCTGAGGACTCCTGGTTGATTGGGACAAAGGTCACTTTCTGCAGGACGGTTTTGCCGTTATCCCAGTAATGGGTGTTACGCTCGACCACCAGCTTCTCGTTGACCACCCGATCTTTCAGGATGTAGGCGCCATTGCCTACCAGCGCGCCAGGACGGGTCCATTCCGCGCTGCTCTCCACATTGGCTTTCTTTACCGGGTAGAAGGCGAAGCTCGCCGTCAGGTTAGCAAACCACGGCAGCGGCTTGTCGAGCTGCACGCGCAGGGTTCGGTTATCCACCGCCGTCACGCCGAGCTTATCCGGCGGTGCTTTACCGTCAATGATGGCCTGGGCGTTAACTATCCCGGCCAGCGCTGCAAACCAGGCGAAAGGCGACGTGGTTTTTGGATCGACCAGACGCTGCCAGCTGTAGACAAAATCCTGAGCGGTAACCGGCGTTCCATCAGACCACTGCGCATTCTCGCGCAGGGTGAAGGTCCAGACGCGGTTATCATTACTCTGCCAGCGGGTCGCGACACCCGGCACCAGTTCGCCCTTTTCGTTCTGATTCACGAGGCCTTCGAAGAGGTCGCGGATCACCTGAATTTCAGGCAACCCCACCGCTTTCGCGGGATCAAGGGAAGCAGGTTCATCTTTGATATGGCGCACCAGTTCCTGTTTTGAAGCCAGCGACGTTCCGGAGGGAACGTCCGCCGCAAAGGAGTAAGAAGAGAGGCCACACAACAGTAAGGCAGAATAAATCAACGAAACCGGATGCTTCATGAGATCCCCTTTGAAATGATGGGTAACGAGCAGATGCGTAATTATTTGTTTCAGAACAGGGAAATGCAAACAACTTCCATCGGAAAGTTGAGATCTGCCAGTTTTATCCCCAGGCTGAAACTATTTGAAAAACCGTGTGTTTTGCACAACACTGCCAGTAATACAACTCTGATCCAGGAACGACTATGTCACATACCCGCCCAAGAACGGAACGTGGCGCTTTCCCGCCGGGAACCGAACATTATGGCCGCTCTTTCCTCGACGCACCTTTAATCTGGTTCCCTGCCCCTCAGGCCGATCGCAACAGCGGCCTGATCATTGCCGGTACCCACGGAGATGAAAATTCATCGATTGTGACCCTCTCCTGCGCGCTGCGCACCCTTGCCCCGGAACTTCGCCGCCACCATGTGGTGTTAACCGTTAACCCGGACGGCTGTCAGCTGGGGTTACGCGCCAATGCCCGTGGCGTGGATTTGAACCGTAACTTCCCGGCGGCCAACTGGC
This DNA window, taken from Leclercia adecarboxylata, encodes the following:
- the tssK gene encoding type VI secretion system baseplate subunit TssK, with translation MKIYRPLWNDGAFLAPQQFQQQARWDAHVADTVSRMALAHPWGVLSAEFDEGALALSRLNVTRLAVRFADGTLIDTELADNLPPVCDLTATGLKTVEILLCLPLLNANGGNLDDGSDSVRPRRWLSERVTVQELAGHERSELEVLRHSLALRLSSQENSAWLTCPVARLIHNLQGQWILDRHFIPPLLSLSASPYLVSELGDLLHRLAARRKLLMAMRRESNERMADFAVADVSLFWLLNALNSAEPVLKELHQTPSRHPELLYRELARFAGSLLTFSLEHNADDIPLYRHETPEQVFPPLFTLLDQLLEATLPSRVIAITLEQDDDKEIWRGKLHDARLREGADFYLSVRSSMPNHELQTRFPQLCKAGSHDDVSEVVNIALSGMVIKPLSHVPAAIPLRLENQYFALDLSTDAARAMLEAGNCTFYTPESLGEVKLELFAVLRS
- the tssH gene encoding type VI secretion system ATPase TssH → MENPAVLLRRLNPYCARAMENAASLCQTRAHAQILPEHWLLKLLEQGEGDLTVLARRYEWDMDAIWQDLLAFMERLPRSVRSRPQLSDNIQTLMQDAWLHASLAGEEHIRSIHLLMALVENPKQVRCDGLWPLLTLAQSQLERLRPLLDAQSDERPEVQQDAELAQGHSGDMEFVGRAMDADIKAGELNPALQNALDKFTLDVTARARDGKIDPVFGRDNEIRQMVDILSRRRKNNPILVGEPGVGKTALVEGLALRIAEGNVPDALKPVSVRTLDLGLLQAGAGVKGEFEQRLKNIIEAVQQSPLPVLLFIDEAHTIIGAGNQAGGADAANLLKPALARGELRTIAATTWSEYKQYFERDAALERRFQMVKVDEPDDDTACLMLRGLKSRYAEHHGVHITDEAVKAAVTLSRRYLTGRQLPDKAVDLLDTASARIRMSLDTVPEQLTHIKAQLTALDMEKQALLEDLAMGKSTHGERLATIEQEEIRIILQLDERETQYGQELKLTEQLLACRADISRQAEIADLQNQLGDVQQSNPLLGLDVDARTVATVIADWTGVPLSSLMKDEQTELLTLEDNLGKRVVGQDVALNAIAQRLRASKTGLAPENGPQGVFLLTGPSGTGKTETALALADELFGGEKSLITINLSEYQEPHTVSQLKGSPPGYVGYGQGGILTEAVRKRPYSVVLLDEVEKAHRDVMNLFYQVFDRGFMRDGEGREIDFRNTVILMTSNLGSDHIMQMLDEQPDATESDIQELLRPLLREHFQPALLARFQTVIFRTLSPAAMRSIVGMKLDQVSQRLKRHYGIKTIIADSLYDALTAACLLPDTGARNVDSLLNQQILPVLSQQLLIHKAAKQSPEYLELAWDEEDGIVIELRKDSE
- a CDS encoding OmpA family protein; the encoded protein is MRDYSRVFLTLLATILALWLVLDFWRAYAVYRITLSFCILVISGVILWHQWRQLRLSQPDSGPTTDNNLPPENYKGMVTLVCGDTASLFSADMDYRETRHGWYLRARNTEQLPLLAQHLSAVRPTLVSQVSVMLAVLPEQHKNEEAAAQTLREWRRSIVQCRTWLNGLPPIWLVVWLTPPDAGHEDDVRWFTVTSDQPGVTVLQNGHIALSVAEWLRESGSHASRLYYALWLESVLALIEEHVSQPLSIHHGEVPSLMPCTTGICLTPVYAVADNLWQQQIARVTTLRPDVACGSEVLPLPDLILPHLPRRHGISRLMKDARLAGAICFLFLALAMLASFINNQRLVSSVGDHLAVYHRLTGTPPAPKLQAQQRLRADSQMLEDWLRRGEPLRYGLGLYQGMRLLPPVEAAINDWALPLPVIKTVIQEPQTIRLDSMSLFDTGKWSLKPGSTKLLVKSLVGIKAKPGWLIVVAGHTDNTGDDKSNQMLSLKRAESVRDWMRDTGDVPESCFAVQGYGESRPVANNDTTEGRALNRRVEISLVPQANACQLPDTPLTSSQDGDVSKNEME
- the tssB gene encoding type VI secretion system contractile sheath small subunit, giving the protein MADSLQNEVPKARINLKLALHTGGAQKKVELPLKILTVGDFSNGKESRVLSEREKINVNKNNFDSVLSEFNPEINLAVQNTLTGEGAEDNIQLQFSSMKDFETEQVARQIPQLRAMLAMRNLLRDLKSNLLDNATFRKELEKILKDPALSQELRDEMSALAPK
- the hcp gene encoding type VI secretion system effector Hcp, encoding MAIPVYLWLKDDGGADIKGSVDVKDREGSIEVVAQEHNLYIPTDNNTGKLTGTRIHTPFLFTKEIESSSPYLYKAVTTGQTLKSAEFKWYKINDAGQEVEYFNTKLENVKVVKVNPLMHDIKDPSKEKHNHLEQIELRYEKITWTYKDGNIIHSDSWNERATA
- the tssC gene encoding type VI secretion system contractile sheath large subunit, with product MSLNTENGSVQGQTTVLEKEGVYASLFEKINLTPASSLGDINAFLDDAALAEASAGERLTAAMQVFMDCIRKSGQQVDKLDKTLIDHHIAELDYQISRQLDAVMRHEEFQKVESLWRGLKQLVDNTDYRQNVKTEILDVSKDALRQDFEDAPELVQSGLYWHTYTAEYDTPGGEPIGSVISSYEFDASPQDVALLRNISKVSAAAHMPFIGSVGPKFFLKESMEEVAAIKDIGNYFDRAEYINWKSFRDTDDSRYIGLVMPRVLGRLPYGPDTIPVRSFNYVEQVKGPDHEKYLWTSASFSFASNMVKSFINNGWCVQIRGPQAGGAVKDLPIHLYDLGTGNQVKIPSEVMIPETREFEFANLGFIPLSYYKNRDYACFFSANSAQKPALYDTADATANSRINARLPYIFLLSRIAHYLKLIQRENIGTTKDRRLLELELNTWVRGLVTEMTDPGDELQASHPLRDAKVVVEDIEDNPGFFRVKLYAVPHFQVEGMDVNLSLVSQMPKAKA
- a CDS encoding peptide ABC transporter substrate-binding protein, yielding MKHPVSLIYSALLLCGLSSYSFAADVPSGTSLASKQELVRHIKDEPASLDPAKAVGLPEIQVIRDLFEGLVNQNEKGELVPGVATRWQSNDNRVWTFTLRENAQWSDGTPVTAQDFVYSWQRLVDPKTTSPFAWFAALAGIVNAQAIIDGKAPPDKLGVTAVDNRTLRVQLDKPLPWFANLTASFAFYPVKKANVESSAEWTRPGALVGNGAYILKDRVVNEKLVVERNTHYWDNGKTVLQKVTFVPINQESSATKRYLADGIDITESFPKNLYQKLMKEIPGQVYTPPQLGTYYYAFNTQKGPTADARVRLALSMTIDRRIMAEKVLGTGEKPAWHFTPDVTAGFTPEPSPFEQMSQEEMNAQAKTLLQAAGYNAQKPLKLTLLYNTSENHQKIAIAVASMWKKNLGVDVKLQNQEWKTYIDSRNTGNFDVIRASWVGDYNEPSTFLSLLTSTHTGNISRFNDPAYDKVINQASLETTEKARNADYNTAEKIIAEKAPIAPIYQYTNGRLIKPWVKGYPINNPEDVAYSRTMYIEKH
- the tssL gene encoding type VI secretion system protein TssL, short form, which translates into the protein MNTPDIDLINRIFYPGWLMVSQLRSGQDIQDGEALYRRACRWVSDARDSLTSAGFSEMSCERMLYAYCALLDESVLNRDKQDDGYRKWRKDPLQARFFSTLNAGEELWERIRTILREPAADAMVLTCLFRTLQLGFVGQYRAQDDERREDVVRALSERVPPFNLSQDAPLVVRPTGLRSGRRLYWLGWVVGGAALTALWFIFSSLLSQMVAQIAGQG